In one Oreochromis aureus strain Israel breed Guangdong linkage group 2, ZZ_aureus, whole genome shotgun sequence genomic region, the following are encoded:
- the atp11c gene encoding phospholipid-transporting ATPase IG isoform X3, with protein MLRRRLNRWFGGEDRRVDSRTIYVGHRPCPANEVFIPPKFCDNRIVSSKYTVWNFLPKNLFEQFRRIANFYFLIIFLVQVIVDTPTSPVTSGLPLFFVITVTAIKQGYEDWLRHKADNEVNKYRVTVLEDGRRIQKESEKIKVGDVLEVDEDETFPCDLILLQSSRDDGTCFVTTASLDGESNHKTHYTVPDTERDVESLNATIECEQPQPDLYKFVGRMHIYKNNEEPTLRSLGPENLLLKGATLKNTQSICGVAVYTGMETKMALNYQGKSQKRSVVEKSINAFLLVYLCILVSKALVCTTLKYVWQSKPGQDEPWYNEKTLKEKETNRYLNMFTDFLSFMVLFNFIIPVSMYVTVEMQKFLGSFFISWDKDFFDSEIEEGALVNTSDLNEELGQVEYVFTDKTGTLTQNNMEFIECCIDGHQYKYRDASSEVDGFCVTDGPMNTVQQKAGREREELFLRALCLCHTVQVKESTEQGQGQEDGRIDQVDGLMVDGQVVPPLQEQRGFIASSPDEIALVQGAMRYGFTFLGLESKTMKILNRTNDVEMYELLHVLNFDPVRRRMSVIVRSISGETLLFCKGADSSIFPRVKQEEVEKIRMHVERNATDGYRTLCVAYKHLTPEEYDQVDSGLREARLALQDREEKLMAVYNQVETGMNLIGATAVEDRLQEEAAETMEALQGAGIKVWVLTGDKMETAKSTCYACRLFKRNTELLELTVRTLEYPGKRREDRLHDLLLEYHKKTVQDAPPAKTRVARNWSSQDFGFIVDGATLSMVLNSSSENNLHDYKDLFLQICQNCTSVLCCRMAPLQKAQIVKMVKNSKGSPITLSVGDGANDVSMILEAHVGIGIKGKEGRQAVRNSDYAIPKLKHLKKLLLAHGHLYYVRIAHLVQYFFYKNLCFILPQFLYQFFCGCSQQPLYDAAYLTMYNICFTSMPILAYSLFEQHISIEMLLENATLYRQIGKNAMLRWGPFLYWTLLGVFHGLVFFFGVWFLFSNPALQDNGQAFGNWSYGTIVFTILVFTVTLKLALDTRHWTWINHFVIWGSLAFYVFFSFFWGGVIWPFLRQQRLYFVFANMLSSVSAWLVIIVLILLSLLPEILYVVLRKPRGPYARQPSLEPLLQSSRLQQ; from the exons TGCCAATTTCTACTTCCTTATCATCTTCCTGGTGCAG GTGATAGTGGATACCCCCACCAGCCCAGTCACCAGTGGCCTACCATTATTTTTTGTGATTACAGTAACTGCTATCAAGCAG GGATATGAGGACTGGCTGCGGCACAAGGCTGACAATGAGGTGAATAAGTACCGAGTGACAGTGCTAGAAGACGGCCGGAGGATACAAAAAGAGAGTGAGAAGATCAAG GTGGGAGATGTTTTGGAGGTGGACGAAGACGAGACCTTTCCCTGTGATTTAATATTGCTGCAGTCTAGCCGAGATGATGGCACATGTTTTGTTACCACAGCAAGTCTGGATGGAGAATCTAATCATAAA ACACACTACACAGTGCCAGACACGGAGCGCGATGTGGAATCTCTCAACGCCACCATTGAGTGCGAACAGCCACAGCCTGACCTTTACAA GTTTGTCGGTCGTATGCACATCTACAAAAACAATGAGGAGCCTACGCTGAG GTCACTGGGCCCAGAAAACCTCCTGCTGAAAGGAGCAACTTTAAAGAACACTCAAAGCATCTGTG gtgTTGCAGTTTACACCGGCATGGAGACAAAGATGGCTCTTAACTACCAAGGAAAATCTCAGAAACGCTCTGTTGTGGAAAA GTCTATCAATGCCTTCCTTTTGGTTTACCTTTGCATATTGGTGAGCAAGGCCTTAGTGTGTACTACGCTTAAGTATGTATGGCAGAGCAAGCCTGGACAGGATGAGCCCTGGTACAACGAGAAAACtctgaaagaaaaggaaaccaATCGG TACCTTAACATGTTCACCGACTTCCTGTCCTTCATGGTGCTCTTCAACTTCATCATTCCAGTGTCCATGTATGTGACCGTTGAAATGCAAAAGTTTTTGGGATCGTTTTTCATATCCTGGGATAAAGATTTCTTTGACAGTGAAATTGAGGAAGGGGCACTGGTCAACACCTCGGACCTCAATGAAGAGCTGGGACAG GTGGAGTACGTCTTCACAGACAAGACGGGGACCCTAACTCAGAATAACATGGAGTTCATAGAGTGCTGCATTGATGGCCACCAATACAAGTACAGGGACGCGAGCTCGGAAGTGGACGGATTCTGCGTTACAGATGGACCTATGAACACAGTACAACAGAAAGCTGGCAGG GAAAGGGAAGAGCTGTTTCTACGTGCCCTGTGCCTGTGCCACACAGTCCAGGTAAAGGAGTCTACAGAGCAGGGTCAAGGTCAAGAGGATGGACGGATAGACCAGGTGGATGGATTAATGGTAGATGGACAAGTGGTCCCTCCACTGCAGGAGCAGAGGGGCTTTATAGCCTCCTCACCTGATGAGATTGCTTTGGTCCAGGGTGCAATGAG GTACGGCTTCACATTTCTTGGCCTCGAAAGTAAAACCATGAAAATTCTCAACAGGACAAATGACGTTGAAAT GTATGAATTGCTTCATGTGTTGAACTTTGACCCAGTCAGAAGGCGAATGAGTGTAATTGTCAGATCAATATCAG GTGAAACACTGCTTTTTTGTAAGGGAGCCGACTCCTCCATCTTCCCCCGAGTCAAACAGGAGGAAGTTGAAAAGATACGCATGCATGTGGAGCGTAATGCAACA GATGGTTACCGAACACTGTGTGTGGCCTACAAACATCTCACCCCTGAGGAGTATGACCAGGTAGATTCAGGATTAAGGGAAGCTAGACTGGCTCTGCAGGACAGAGAGGAGAAGCTCATGGCTGTTTACAACCAAGTGGAGACTGGAATGAATCTAATTGGAGCTACTGCTGTTGAAGATCG TCTTCAAGAGGAGGCAGCAGAGACTATGGAGGCTCTGCAGGGAGCAGGCATTAAAGTGTGGGTCTTAACAGGAGACAAGATGGAGACGGCCAAGTCCACCTGCTATGCTTGCAGATTGTTCAAGAGGAACACAGAGCTGTTGGAGCTAACAGTGCGTACTTTAGAGTATCCAGGAAAGAGGCGTGAGGACCGACTGCATGACCTCTTGCTCGAGTACCACAAGAAAACTGTACAGGATGCACCACCAGCAAAGACGCGCGTTGCCAG GAATTGGTCCAGCCAGGATTTTGGTTTTATCGTAGATGGAGCCACTCTGTCGATGGTGCTCAACTCATCCTCTGAAAACAACTTACATGACTATAAGGACCTATTTCTGCAGATTTGTCAAAACTGCACGTCTGTGCTCTGCTGCCGCATGGCTCCCTTACAAAAGGCACAG ATAGTTAAAATGGTGAAGAACTCCAAAGGCAGCCCAATCACCCTTTCTGTTGGAGATGGAGCCAATGATGTCAGCATGATTTTGGAAGCTCATGTTGGCATTG GCATTAAGGGGAAAGAGGGTCGACAGGCGGTGAGGAACAGTGATTATGCCATCCCCAAACTCAAGCACCTCAAGAAACTTTTGTTGGCACATGGGCATCTCTACTATGTTCGCATTGCACACCTGGTGCAGTATTTCTTTTATAAG AATCTTTGCTTCATCTTACCACAGTTTTTGTACCAGTTCTTCTGCGGCTGTTCCCAGCAA CCCCTGTATGATGCGGCGTATCTGACGATGTACAACATCTGCTTCACCTCTATGCCCATCCTGGCTTACAGTCTTTTCGAACAGCACATTTCCATTGAGATGCTCCTGGAAAACGCTACCCTCTACAG ACAGATAGGTAAGAATGCCATGTTACGGTGGGGACCATTTCTCTACTGGACATTACTGGGAGTCTTCCATGGCTTggtcttcttctttggtgtttggtttttgttcagcAACCCAGCCCTGCAGGATAATGGCCAG GCTTTTGGGAACTGGTCATATGGAACGATTGTATTCACCATCcttgttttcactgtaacactAAAG TTGGCTCTGGATACACGGCACTGGACATGGATAAACCACTTTGTGATATGGGGTTCCCTGGCTTTCTATGTgtttttcagcttcttctggGGAGGAGTAATATG GCCTTTCCTGAGACAGCAACGGTTATACTTTGTGTTTGCCAACATGCTGAGCTCGGTGTCAGCCTGGCTGGTCATCATCGTGCTCATCCTGCTCAGTCTATTGCCAGAAATCCTCTACGTGGTGCTCCGCAAGCCCCGCGGCCCTTACGCTCGACAG CCATCATTGGAACCCCTCCTACAATCATCAAG ATTGCAGCAGTAA
- the atp11c gene encoding phospholipid-transporting ATPase IG isoform X1 — protein MLRRRLNRWFGGEDRRVDSRTIYVGHRPCPANEVFIPPKFCDNRIVSSKYTVWNFLPKNLFEQFRRIANFYFLIIFLVQVIVDTPTSPVTSGLPLFFVITVTAIKQGYEDWLRHKADNEVNKYRVTVLEDGRRIQKESEKIKVGDVLEVDEDETFPCDLILLQSSRDDGTCFVTTASLDGESNHKTHYTVPDTERDVESLNATIECEQPQPDLYKFVGRMHIYKNNEEPTLRSLGPENLLLKGATLKNTQSICGVAVYTGMETKMALNYQGKSQKRSVVEKSINAFLLVYLCILVSKALVCTTLKYVWQSKPGQDEPWYNEKTLKEKETNRYLNMFTDFLSFMVLFNFIIPVSMYVTVEMQKFLGSFFISWDKDFFDSEIEEGALVNTSDLNEELGQVEYVFTDKTGTLTQNNMEFIECCIDGHQYKYRDASSEVDGFCVTDGPMNTVQQKAGREREELFLRALCLCHTVQVKESTEQGQGQEDGRIDQVDGLMVDGQVVPPLQEQRGFIASSPDEIALVQGAMRYGFTFLGLESKTMKILNRTNDVEMYELLHVLNFDPVRRRMSVIVRSISGETLLFCKGADSSIFPRVKQEEVEKIRMHVERNATDGYRTLCVAYKHLTPEEYDQVDSGLREARLALQDREEKLMAVYNQVETGMNLIGATAVEDRLQEEAAETMEALQGAGIKVWVLTGDKMETAKSTCYACRLFKRNTELLELTVRTLEYPGKRREDRLHDLLLEYHKKTVQDAPPAKTRVARNWSSQDFGFIVDGATLSMVLNSSSENNLHDYKDLFLQICQNCTSVLCCRMAPLQKAQIVKMVKNSKGSPITLSVGDGANDVSMILEAHVGIGIKGKEGRQAVRNSDYAIPKLKHLKKLLLAHGHLYYVRIAHLVQYFFYKNLCFILPQFLYQFFCGCSQQPLYDAAYLTMYNICFTSMPILAYSLFEQHISIEMLLENATLYRQIGKNAMLRWGPFLYWTLLGVFHGLVFFFGVWFLFSNPALQDNGQAFGNWSYGTIVFTILVFTVTLKLALDTRHWTWINHFVIWGSLAFYVFFSFFWGGVIWPFLRQQRLYFVFANMLSSVSAWLVIIVLILLSLLPEILYVVLRKPRGPYARQKKLVQSSAGGIQSPRSSARPLLMRTFSDESSTVS, from the exons TGCCAATTTCTACTTCCTTATCATCTTCCTGGTGCAG GTGATAGTGGATACCCCCACCAGCCCAGTCACCAGTGGCCTACCATTATTTTTTGTGATTACAGTAACTGCTATCAAGCAG GGATATGAGGACTGGCTGCGGCACAAGGCTGACAATGAGGTGAATAAGTACCGAGTGACAGTGCTAGAAGACGGCCGGAGGATACAAAAAGAGAGTGAGAAGATCAAG GTGGGAGATGTTTTGGAGGTGGACGAAGACGAGACCTTTCCCTGTGATTTAATATTGCTGCAGTCTAGCCGAGATGATGGCACATGTTTTGTTACCACAGCAAGTCTGGATGGAGAATCTAATCATAAA ACACACTACACAGTGCCAGACACGGAGCGCGATGTGGAATCTCTCAACGCCACCATTGAGTGCGAACAGCCACAGCCTGACCTTTACAA GTTTGTCGGTCGTATGCACATCTACAAAAACAATGAGGAGCCTACGCTGAG GTCACTGGGCCCAGAAAACCTCCTGCTGAAAGGAGCAACTTTAAAGAACACTCAAAGCATCTGTG gtgTTGCAGTTTACACCGGCATGGAGACAAAGATGGCTCTTAACTACCAAGGAAAATCTCAGAAACGCTCTGTTGTGGAAAA GTCTATCAATGCCTTCCTTTTGGTTTACCTTTGCATATTGGTGAGCAAGGCCTTAGTGTGTACTACGCTTAAGTATGTATGGCAGAGCAAGCCTGGACAGGATGAGCCCTGGTACAACGAGAAAACtctgaaagaaaaggaaaccaATCGG TACCTTAACATGTTCACCGACTTCCTGTCCTTCATGGTGCTCTTCAACTTCATCATTCCAGTGTCCATGTATGTGACCGTTGAAATGCAAAAGTTTTTGGGATCGTTTTTCATATCCTGGGATAAAGATTTCTTTGACAGTGAAATTGAGGAAGGGGCACTGGTCAACACCTCGGACCTCAATGAAGAGCTGGGACAG GTGGAGTACGTCTTCACAGACAAGACGGGGACCCTAACTCAGAATAACATGGAGTTCATAGAGTGCTGCATTGATGGCCACCAATACAAGTACAGGGACGCGAGCTCGGAAGTGGACGGATTCTGCGTTACAGATGGACCTATGAACACAGTACAACAGAAAGCTGGCAGG GAAAGGGAAGAGCTGTTTCTACGTGCCCTGTGCCTGTGCCACACAGTCCAGGTAAAGGAGTCTACAGAGCAGGGTCAAGGTCAAGAGGATGGACGGATAGACCAGGTGGATGGATTAATGGTAGATGGACAAGTGGTCCCTCCACTGCAGGAGCAGAGGGGCTTTATAGCCTCCTCACCTGATGAGATTGCTTTGGTCCAGGGTGCAATGAG GTACGGCTTCACATTTCTTGGCCTCGAAAGTAAAACCATGAAAATTCTCAACAGGACAAATGACGTTGAAAT GTATGAATTGCTTCATGTGTTGAACTTTGACCCAGTCAGAAGGCGAATGAGTGTAATTGTCAGATCAATATCAG GTGAAACACTGCTTTTTTGTAAGGGAGCCGACTCCTCCATCTTCCCCCGAGTCAAACAGGAGGAAGTTGAAAAGATACGCATGCATGTGGAGCGTAATGCAACA GATGGTTACCGAACACTGTGTGTGGCCTACAAACATCTCACCCCTGAGGAGTATGACCAGGTAGATTCAGGATTAAGGGAAGCTAGACTGGCTCTGCAGGACAGAGAGGAGAAGCTCATGGCTGTTTACAACCAAGTGGAGACTGGAATGAATCTAATTGGAGCTACTGCTGTTGAAGATCG TCTTCAAGAGGAGGCAGCAGAGACTATGGAGGCTCTGCAGGGAGCAGGCATTAAAGTGTGGGTCTTAACAGGAGACAAGATGGAGACGGCCAAGTCCACCTGCTATGCTTGCAGATTGTTCAAGAGGAACACAGAGCTGTTGGAGCTAACAGTGCGTACTTTAGAGTATCCAGGAAAGAGGCGTGAGGACCGACTGCATGACCTCTTGCTCGAGTACCACAAGAAAACTGTACAGGATGCACCACCAGCAAAGACGCGCGTTGCCAG GAATTGGTCCAGCCAGGATTTTGGTTTTATCGTAGATGGAGCCACTCTGTCGATGGTGCTCAACTCATCCTCTGAAAACAACTTACATGACTATAAGGACCTATTTCTGCAGATTTGTCAAAACTGCACGTCTGTGCTCTGCTGCCGCATGGCTCCCTTACAAAAGGCACAG ATAGTTAAAATGGTGAAGAACTCCAAAGGCAGCCCAATCACCCTTTCTGTTGGAGATGGAGCCAATGATGTCAGCATGATTTTGGAAGCTCATGTTGGCATTG GCATTAAGGGGAAAGAGGGTCGACAGGCGGTGAGGAACAGTGATTATGCCATCCCCAAACTCAAGCACCTCAAGAAACTTTTGTTGGCACATGGGCATCTCTACTATGTTCGCATTGCACACCTGGTGCAGTATTTCTTTTATAAG AATCTTTGCTTCATCTTACCACAGTTTTTGTACCAGTTCTTCTGCGGCTGTTCCCAGCAA CCCCTGTATGATGCGGCGTATCTGACGATGTACAACATCTGCTTCACCTCTATGCCCATCCTGGCTTACAGTCTTTTCGAACAGCACATTTCCATTGAGATGCTCCTGGAAAACGCTACCCTCTACAG ACAGATAGGTAAGAATGCCATGTTACGGTGGGGACCATTTCTCTACTGGACATTACTGGGAGTCTTCCATGGCTTggtcttcttctttggtgtttggtttttgttcagcAACCCAGCCCTGCAGGATAATGGCCAG GCTTTTGGGAACTGGTCATATGGAACGATTGTATTCACCATCcttgttttcactgtaacactAAAG TTGGCTCTGGATACACGGCACTGGACATGGATAAACCACTTTGTGATATGGGGTTCCCTGGCTTTCTATGTgtttttcagcttcttctggGGAGGAGTAATATG GCCTTTCCTGAGACAGCAACGGTTATACTTTGTGTTTGCCAACATGCTGAGCTCGGTGTCAGCCTGGCTGGTCATCATCGTGCTCATCCTGCTCAGTCTATTGCCAGAAATCCTCTACGTGGTGCTCCGCAAGCCCCGCGGCCCTTACGCTCGACAG AAGAAGCTGGTTCAGTCAAGCGCAGGGGGCATCCAGTCACCCCGGTCTTCAGCCAGGCCCCTGCTCATGAGAACCTTTTCAGATGAGTCCAGTACTGTCAGTTAA
- the atp11c gene encoding phospholipid-transporting ATPase IG isoform X2, producing the protein MLRRRLNRWFGGEDRRVDSRTIYVGHRPCPANEVFIPPKFCDNRIVSSKYTVWNFLPKNLFEQFRRIANFYFLIIFLVQVIVDTPTSPVTSGLPLFFVITVTAIKQGYEDWLRHKADNEVNKYRVTVLEDGRRIQKESEKIKVGDVLEVDEDETFPCDLILLQSSRDDGTCFVTTASLDGESNHKTHYTVPDTERDVESLNATIECEQPQPDLYKFVGRMHIYKNNEEPTLRSLGPENLLLKGATLKNTQSICGVAVYTGMETKMALNYQGKSQKRSVVEKSINAFLLVYLCILVSKALVCTTLKYVWQSKPGQDEPWYNEKTLKEKETNRYLNMFTDFLSFMVLFNFIIPVSMYVTVEMQKFLGSFFISWDKDFFDSEIEEGALVNTSDLNEELGQVEYVFTDKTGTLTQNNMEFIECCIDGHQYKYRDASSEVDGFCVTDGPMNTVQQKAGREREELFLRALCLCHTVQVKESTEQGQGQEDGRIDQVDGLMVDGQVVPPLQEQRGFIASSPDEIALVQGAMRYGFTFLGLESKTMKILNRTNDVEMYELLHVLNFDPVRRRMSVIVRSISGETLLFCKGADSSIFPRVKQEEVEKIRMHVERNATDGYRTLCVAYKHLTPEEYDQVDSGLREARLALQDREEKLMAVYNQVETGMNLIGATAVEDRLQEEAAETMEALQGAGIKVWVLTGDKMETAKSTCYACRLFKRNTELLELTVRTLEYPGKRREDRLHDLLLEYHKKTVQDAPPAKTRVARNWSSQDFGFIVDGATLSMVLNSSSENNLHDYKDLFLQICQNCTSVLCCRMAPLQKAQIVKMVKNSKGSPITLSVGDGANDVSMILEAHVGIGIKGKEGRQAVRNSDYAIPKLKHLKKLLLAHGHLYYVRIAHLVQYFFYKNLCFILPQFLYQFFCGCSQQPLYDAAYLTMYNICFTSMPILAYSLFEQHISIEMLLENATLYRQIGKNAMLRWGPFLYWTLLGVFHGLVFFFGVWFLFSNPALQDNGQAFGNWSYGTIVFTILVFTVTLKLALDTRHWTWINHFVIWGSLAFYVFFSFFWGGVIWPFLRQQRLYFVFANMLSSVSAWLVIIVLILLSLLPEILYVVLRKPRGPYARQIAAVMPLSYKHLKERD; encoded by the exons TGCCAATTTCTACTTCCTTATCATCTTCCTGGTGCAG GTGATAGTGGATACCCCCACCAGCCCAGTCACCAGTGGCCTACCATTATTTTTTGTGATTACAGTAACTGCTATCAAGCAG GGATATGAGGACTGGCTGCGGCACAAGGCTGACAATGAGGTGAATAAGTACCGAGTGACAGTGCTAGAAGACGGCCGGAGGATACAAAAAGAGAGTGAGAAGATCAAG GTGGGAGATGTTTTGGAGGTGGACGAAGACGAGACCTTTCCCTGTGATTTAATATTGCTGCAGTCTAGCCGAGATGATGGCACATGTTTTGTTACCACAGCAAGTCTGGATGGAGAATCTAATCATAAA ACACACTACACAGTGCCAGACACGGAGCGCGATGTGGAATCTCTCAACGCCACCATTGAGTGCGAACAGCCACAGCCTGACCTTTACAA GTTTGTCGGTCGTATGCACATCTACAAAAACAATGAGGAGCCTACGCTGAG GTCACTGGGCCCAGAAAACCTCCTGCTGAAAGGAGCAACTTTAAAGAACACTCAAAGCATCTGTG gtgTTGCAGTTTACACCGGCATGGAGACAAAGATGGCTCTTAACTACCAAGGAAAATCTCAGAAACGCTCTGTTGTGGAAAA GTCTATCAATGCCTTCCTTTTGGTTTACCTTTGCATATTGGTGAGCAAGGCCTTAGTGTGTACTACGCTTAAGTATGTATGGCAGAGCAAGCCTGGACAGGATGAGCCCTGGTACAACGAGAAAACtctgaaagaaaaggaaaccaATCGG TACCTTAACATGTTCACCGACTTCCTGTCCTTCATGGTGCTCTTCAACTTCATCATTCCAGTGTCCATGTATGTGACCGTTGAAATGCAAAAGTTTTTGGGATCGTTTTTCATATCCTGGGATAAAGATTTCTTTGACAGTGAAATTGAGGAAGGGGCACTGGTCAACACCTCGGACCTCAATGAAGAGCTGGGACAG GTGGAGTACGTCTTCACAGACAAGACGGGGACCCTAACTCAGAATAACATGGAGTTCATAGAGTGCTGCATTGATGGCCACCAATACAAGTACAGGGACGCGAGCTCGGAAGTGGACGGATTCTGCGTTACAGATGGACCTATGAACACAGTACAACAGAAAGCTGGCAGG GAAAGGGAAGAGCTGTTTCTACGTGCCCTGTGCCTGTGCCACACAGTCCAGGTAAAGGAGTCTACAGAGCAGGGTCAAGGTCAAGAGGATGGACGGATAGACCAGGTGGATGGATTAATGGTAGATGGACAAGTGGTCCCTCCACTGCAGGAGCAGAGGGGCTTTATAGCCTCCTCACCTGATGAGATTGCTTTGGTCCAGGGTGCAATGAG GTACGGCTTCACATTTCTTGGCCTCGAAAGTAAAACCATGAAAATTCTCAACAGGACAAATGACGTTGAAAT GTATGAATTGCTTCATGTGTTGAACTTTGACCCAGTCAGAAGGCGAATGAGTGTAATTGTCAGATCAATATCAG GTGAAACACTGCTTTTTTGTAAGGGAGCCGACTCCTCCATCTTCCCCCGAGTCAAACAGGAGGAAGTTGAAAAGATACGCATGCATGTGGAGCGTAATGCAACA GATGGTTACCGAACACTGTGTGTGGCCTACAAACATCTCACCCCTGAGGAGTATGACCAGGTAGATTCAGGATTAAGGGAAGCTAGACTGGCTCTGCAGGACAGAGAGGAGAAGCTCATGGCTGTTTACAACCAAGTGGAGACTGGAATGAATCTAATTGGAGCTACTGCTGTTGAAGATCG TCTTCAAGAGGAGGCAGCAGAGACTATGGAGGCTCTGCAGGGAGCAGGCATTAAAGTGTGGGTCTTAACAGGAGACAAGATGGAGACGGCCAAGTCCACCTGCTATGCTTGCAGATTGTTCAAGAGGAACACAGAGCTGTTGGAGCTAACAGTGCGTACTTTAGAGTATCCAGGAAAGAGGCGTGAGGACCGACTGCATGACCTCTTGCTCGAGTACCACAAGAAAACTGTACAGGATGCACCACCAGCAAAGACGCGCGTTGCCAG GAATTGGTCCAGCCAGGATTTTGGTTTTATCGTAGATGGAGCCACTCTGTCGATGGTGCTCAACTCATCCTCTGAAAACAACTTACATGACTATAAGGACCTATTTCTGCAGATTTGTCAAAACTGCACGTCTGTGCTCTGCTGCCGCATGGCTCCCTTACAAAAGGCACAG ATAGTTAAAATGGTGAAGAACTCCAAAGGCAGCCCAATCACCCTTTCTGTTGGAGATGGAGCCAATGATGTCAGCATGATTTTGGAAGCTCATGTTGGCATTG GCATTAAGGGGAAAGAGGGTCGACAGGCGGTGAGGAACAGTGATTATGCCATCCCCAAACTCAAGCACCTCAAGAAACTTTTGTTGGCACATGGGCATCTCTACTATGTTCGCATTGCACACCTGGTGCAGTATTTCTTTTATAAG AATCTTTGCTTCATCTTACCACAGTTTTTGTACCAGTTCTTCTGCGGCTGTTCCCAGCAA CCCCTGTATGATGCGGCGTATCTGACGATGTACAACATCTGCTTCACCTCTATGCCCATCCTGGCTTACAGTCTTTTCGAACAGCACATTTCCATTGAGATGCTCCTGGAAAACGCTACCCTCTACAG ACAGATAGGTAAGAATGCCATGTTACGGTGGGGACCATTTCTCTACTGGACATTACTGGGAGTCTTCCATGGCTTggtcttcttctttggtgtttggtttttgttcagcAACCCAGCCCTGCAGGATAATGGCCAG GCTTTTGGGAACTGGTCATATGGAACGATTGTATTCACCATCcttgttttcactgtaacactAAAG TTGGCTCTGGATACACGGCACTGGACATGGATAAACCACTTTGTGATATGGGGTTCCCTGGCTTTCTATGTgtttttcagcttcttctggGGAGGAGTAATATG GCCTTTCCTGAGACAGCAACGGTTATACTTTGTGTTTGCCAACATGCTGAGCTCGGTGTCAGCCTGGCTGGTCATCATCGTGCTCATCCTGCTCAGTCTATTGCCAGAAATCCTCTACGTGGTGCTCCGCAAGCCCCGCGGCCCTTACGCTCGACAG ATTGCAGCAGTAATGCCACTATCGTACAAGCATCTAAAGGAGCGCGACTAA